Proteins found in one Clostridium kluyveri DSM 555 genomic segment:
- a CDS encoding [Fe-Fe] hydrogenase large subunit C-terminal domain-containing protein codes for MKDKYRDLFKLIVKSYYDENFEETVEQILSEHKLDREEFCKIISSLCGTNITYSSNFMEELKKAIKSYNKDEKIINKVTNCSQECRDGDKTLCEKSCPFDAIFIHKEKNHPFIDKDKCTDCGFCVDACPNGSIMDTVQFLPLANILKSDSPVIAIVAPAITGQFGDNVTMEQLRTSFKKIGFTDMIEVAFFADMLTLKEAVEFDSHVKDKKDLVITSCCCPMWVGMLRRKYNNLVKHVSPSVSPMTAGGRVLKKLNPECKVVFIGPCIAKKAEAKEKDIIGDIDFVLTFTETKDIFDALNIDPSKIEGDASTEYASKGGRLYARTGGVSIAVGEAVEKMFPEKKELFKSVQANGVKECKELLSRAEKGEISANFIEGMGCIGGCVGGPKVLIPKEKGRDKIDAFAENSEIKVSIDSKCMDKILELLDINSLEDFKNVEKIELLERRF; via the coding sequence ATGAAAGACAAATATAGGGATCTATTTAAGTTAATTGTGAAATCCTACTATGATGAAAACTTTGAAGAGACAGTAGAACAAATTCTATCCGAACATAAGTTGGATAGGGAAGAATTTTGTAAAATCATATCTTCATTATGCGGCACTAACATAACTTACAGCTCAAATTTCATGGAAGAATTAAAAAAAGCAATAAAATCTTATAATAAAGATGAAAAAATAATAAATAAGGTTACTAACTGTTCTCAGGAATGCAGAGATGGAGATAAAACTCTATGTGAAAAATCTTGTCCTTTTGATGCTATATTTATTCACAAAGAGAAGAATCATCCATTCATAGATAAAGATAAATGTACTGACTGCGGTTTTTGTGTAGATGCCTGTCCTAACGGTTCTATAATGGATACTGTTCAATTTCTACCACTTGCTAATATCTTGAAAAGTGATTCTCCTGTAATAGCCATAGTAGCTCCTGCCATAACAGGTCAATTCGGAGATAATGTTACAATGGAGCAATTAAGAACTTCTTTCAAAAAAATAGGCTTTACAGATATGATTGAAGTGGCATTTTTTGCAGATATGTTAACCTTAAAAGAAGCAGTGGAATTTGACAGTCATGTAAAGGATAAAAAGGATCTTGTAATAACTTCTTGCTGTTGTCCTATGTGGGTTGGCATGTTAAGACGAAAATACAATAATCTAGTAAAACACGTATCTCCTTCTGTATCACCAATGACCGCTGGTGGAAGAGTACTTAAAAAATTAAATCCTGAATGTAAAGTTGTTTTTATAGGTCCCTGTATAGCGAAAAAAGCAGAGGCAAAAGAAAAAGATATAATTGGTGATATAGACTTTGTACTTACTTTTACAGAAACAAAAGATATCTTTGATGCACTTAATATAGATCCTTCTAAAATAGAAGGTGATGCTTCAACTGAATATGCTTCTAAGGGAGGACGATTATATGCACGTACCGGCGGGGTATCTATTGCTGTAGGAGAAGCTGTGGAAAAAATGTTCCCCGAAAAGAAGGAATTATTTAAATCAGTTCAGGCAAACGGTGTAAAGGAATGTAAAGAATTATTAAGCCGTGCTGAAAAAGGAGAAATCTCAGCTAATTTTATTGAAGGAATGGGATGTATTGGAGGTTGTGTAGGAGGGCCTAAAGTACTTATACCAAAAGAAAAGGGAAGAGATAAAATAGATGCCTTTGCCGAAAACTCTGAAATCAAAGTTTCCATAGATAGTAAATGTATGGATAAAATACTGGAACTTTTAGATATTAATTCTTTAGAAGATTTTAAAAATGTGGAAAAAATCGAGCTATTAGAAAGACGTTTCTAA
- the murC gene encoding UDP-N-acetylmuramate--L-alanine ligase has product MSFDFIKNKKVHFIGIGGISMSALAEILLEKGFKVSGSDVKSSEATERLELKGAKVYIGQISQNITSDIDLVVYTAAISKNNEELLKAKDLNIPLMDRAEFLGEIMKGHKYNIAVSGTHGKTTTTSMLSSITLEANLDPTILVGGNLDIIGGNVRIGNSPFFITEACEYKESFLKFFPFIGIILNIDADHLDYYKDIEEIQNAFIKFGKLIPKEGYLVCCADDRRMEKIISNVNCNVMSYGIETGDITAKNICFDKEGRAFFEVYKSDKKLFSLNLSVPGEHNILNALASISVSLILNISVDNIINGLKSFKGTHRRFEIKGQRKGVVVIDDYAHHPTEIKATLNAAKNYPHKRIICVFQPHTFSRTISLFKEFTAAFDNVDELILSDIFPAREKDTGEISSSMLCEQIIKRGVKCRNIKDFDSIVQYLNNILTEGDVLLTIGAGDVFQVGELYLNQ; this is encoded by the coding sequence TTGTCATTTGATTTTATAAAAAATAAAAAAGTTCATTTTATAGGCATAGGCGGAATAAGTATGAGTGCACTAGCAGAAATTTTGCTGGAAAAAGGCTTTAAAGTCTCCGGTTCAGATGTGAAATCTTCTGAAGCCACAGAAAGATTAGAATTAAAAGGAGCAAAAGTATATATAGGACAGATAAGCCAAAATATAACCTCTGATATAGATCTTGTAGTATACACTGCTGCAATTTCAAAAAATAATGAAGAACTATTAAAAGCTAAAGATTTAAATATCCCCCTTATGGACAGGGCTGAATTCTTAGGTGAAATAATGAAAGGACATAAATACAATATAGCAGTATCCGGTACTCACGGTAAAACTACCACCACTTCCATGTTATCCTCCATAACACTTGAAGCTAATCTGGATCCTACCATACTTGTGGGCGGAAATTTAGACATAATAGGTGGAAATGTCCGTATTGGGAATAGTCCTTTCTTTATTACAGAGGCTTGTGAATATAAAGAATCCTTTCTTAAATTCTTTCCCTTTATAGGTATAATCTTAAATATCGATGCAGATCATCTAGATTACTATAAAGATATAGAAGAAATACAAAATGCATTTATAAAATTCGGAAAACTAATTCCTAAGGAAGGATATTTGGTATGCTGTGCTGATGATAGAAGAATGGAAAAAATTATATCAAATGTAAATTGCAATGTAATGAGCTATGGTATAGAAACTGGAGATATTACTGCTAAAAATATATGCTTTGACAAAGAAGGACGTGCTTTCTTTGAAGTATATAAATCCGATAAAAAATTATTTTCCTTGAATTTAAGTGTTCCAGGCGAACATAATATATTAAATGCACTAGCAAGTATATCCGTTTCTTTGATTTTAAATATATCAGTTGATAATATAATAAATGGACTAAAAAGTTTTAAAGGTACCCATAGAAGATTTGAAATTAAAGGCCAGAGAAAAGGTGTAGTGGTTATAGATGATTATGCACATCACCCTACAGAGATCAAAGCAACTTTAAATGCTGCAAAAAATTATCCTCATAAAAGAATAATTTGTGTATTTCAACCCCATACTTTTTCAAGAACTATAAGTTTATTTAAAGAATTCACTGCTGCTTTTGATAATGTAGATGAACTAATACTATCAGACATATTTCCTGCAAGAGAAAAAGACACAGGTGAAATAAGTTCATCTATGCTATGTGAGCAAATTATAAAGAGAGGGGTTAAGTGCAGAAACATAAAAGACTTCGATTCAATAGTTCAGTATTTAAATAACATTTTAACAGAAGGAGATGTACTCTTAACAATAGGGGCAGGAGACGTTTTTCAAGTTGGTGAATTATATTTAAATCAATAA
- the purR gene encoding pur operon repressor, with amino-acid sequence MQKFSRNHRIAAITKILLENPNKIMSLNNFTLMFNTAKSTVSEDILVVKDTLNKFQMGRIDTISGASGGIKYVCGISSEKRREFAEKLCIILKNRERIIPGNFLYMTDIMFNPAIIYIAGVILASIFIEKNIDYVVTVETKGIPLAYEVARMMGVQLVVVRREQKFTEGSTLTINYVSGSTGRIQTMSLSKKALKKGSKCIFIDDFMRAGGTAIGIINLLKEFESELLGIGFLIDNVETPKKLVQDYKSIVDFKGIDENGNALLFPSGNI; translated from the coding sequence ATGCAGAAATTCAGTAGAAACCATAGAATAGCGGCAATAACTAAAATTTTGCTGGAAAATCCTAACAAAATAATGAGTCTGAATAATTTTACTCTTATGTTTAATACAGCTAAGTCCACAGTAAGTGAAGATATATTAGTAGTGAAAGACACTTTGAATAAATTTCAAATGGGAAGAATAGATACTATATCCGGAGCCTCAGGAGGGATAAAGTATGTCTGTGGAATATCCAGTGAAAAGAGAAGAGAATTTGCTGAAAAATTATGTATTATTTTGAAAAATAGAGAAAGAATAATACCAGGCAATTTTTTATATATGACAGATATAATGTTTAATCCTGCTATAATATATATTGCAGGAGTGATCTTAGCATCTATTTTTATAGAGAAAAATATTGATTATGTGGTTACTGTTGAAACCAAAGGGATTCCTTTAGCTTATGAGGTGGCTAGGATGATGGGAGTCCAACTTGTAGTTGTAAGGAGAGAACAAAAGTTTACTGAAGGGTCTACTTTAACTATAAATTATGTTTCAGGTTCTACAGGAAGAATTCAAACTATGTCCTTATCTAAAAAGGCCTTAAAGAAGGGGAGTAAATGTATTTTTATAGATGACTTTATGAGGGCAGGAGGAACTGCCATAGGCATAATAAATCTATTGAAAGAATTTGAAAGTGAACTTTTGGGCATAGGGTTTTTAATAGATAATGTAGAAACCCCTAAAAAATTAGTACAGGATTATAAATCTATAGTAGATTTTAAAGGTATTGATGAAAATGGTAATGCATTGTTATTCCCTTCTGGAAACATTTAA
- the spoVG gene encoding septation regulator SpoVG: MQITDVRVRKIAAEGKMKAIVSVTFDNEFVVHDIKVIEGQNGLFIAMPSRKTPDGEFKDIAHPINTQTREKIQKAILGEYEKVKNEETVTEEKVEE; this comes from the coding sequence ATGCAAATTACAGATGTCAGAGTGAGGAAAATTGCTGCCGAGGGTAAGATGAAAGCTATTGTTTCAGTAACCTTTGATAACGAATTCGTTGTTCACGATATAAAGGTTATAGAAGGTCAGAATGGTCTTTTTATAGCAATGCCAAGTAGGAAAACTCCTGATGGAGAGTTTAAGGATATTGCTCACCCAATAAATACTCAAACAAGAGAGAAGATACAAAAAGCAATTCTTGGTGAGTATGAAAAAGTAAAAAATGAGGAAACTGTTACCGAGGAAAAGGTAGAGGAATAA
- the glmU gene encoding bifunctional UDP-N-acetylglucosamine diphosphorylase/glucosamine-1-phosphate N-acetyltransferase GlmU encodes MYNCAIILAAGEGKRMKSSKPKVLHKICGKEMINVVIDVVKKAQIKDINVVIGKNSEKVKKATEVKNTSYSFQDKQLGTGHAVLCASDFLKNKRGIVAVFTGDSPLIKENTIKNMLDFHEAGGYGATILTSIVQNPFGYGRIIREEDEQVLKIVEHKDCLQEELQVKEINSGMYCFDIESLIESLGKIRNNNAQGEYYLTDVIEILKQEGKKIGALPIPFEETMGVNSRVQLAEAEKIMRNRINKIHMENGVTLIDHNNTYIDLDIQIGKDTIIYPGNVFQGDTVIGENCIFYPNSRIQSSVIKDNVTVENSVVLESTIGENTSVGPFAYIRPETTIGKSVKIGDFVEVKKSTIGDNTKVSHLTYIGDAEVGSKCNFGCGTVVVNYNGKNKNKTLIGNNSFIGCNTNLVSPVKVNDNTYIAAGSTITDEVPEGALAIARARQVNKKSWVYKKGLKK; translated from the coding sequence ATGTATAATTGTGCTATAATACTGGCTGCAGGTGAAGGTAAAAGAATGAAATCTTCTAAACCTAAAGTACTTCATAAAATCTGCGGCAAAGAAATGATAAATGTAGTTATTGATGTTGTAAAAAAAGCACAAATAAAGGATATAAATGTGGTAATTGGGAAAAATTCAGAAAAAGTAAAAAAAGCTACAGAGGTTAAAAATACAAGTTATTCTTTTCAAGATAAACAACTAGGCACAGGACATGCGGTTCTTTGTGCTAGTGATTTTTTAAAAAACAAAAGAGGAATTGTAGCTGTATTCACAGGGGATTCACCTTTAATAAAAGAAAATACTATAAAAAACATGCTGGATTTTCATGAAGCTGGGGGCTATGGAGCTACTATACTTACATCTATAGTACAAAATCCTTTTGGTTATGGAAGAATCATAAGAGAGGAAGATGAACAGGTACTTAAAATAGTGGAACATAAGGATTGTCTACAAGAAGAGCTCCAGGTTAAGGAAATAAATTCGGGGATGTATTGTTTTGATATAGAAAGTTTAATTGAAAGCTTAGGTAAAATACGTAATAATAATGCTCAAGGGGAGTATTATTTAACAGATGTTATAGAGATATTAAAGCAAGAGGGGAAAAAAATAGGTGCACTTCCCATTCCTTTTGAGGAAACTATGGGAGTCAATTCAAGGGTACAGCTTGCAGAGGCTGAAAAGATTATGAGAAACAGAATAAATAAAATACATATGGAAAATGGAGTTACGTTAATTGATCATAATAATACTTACATAGATTTAGATATTCAAATAGGAAAAGATACAATAATATATCCTGGGAATGTTTTTCAGGGGGATACTGTTATAGGCGAAAATTGTATTTTTTATCCTAATTCTAGAATACAAAGTAGTGTAATAAAGGATAATGTAACAGTGGAGAATTCTGTAGTATTAGAAAGTACAATAGGGGAAAATACTAGTGTAGGGCCTTTTGCTTATATAAGACCTGAAACTACAATAGGAAAATCTGTGAAGATAGGTGATTTTGTAGAAGTTAAAAAGTCTACAATAGGTGATAATACAAAAGTATCTCATTTAACATACATAGGGGATGCTGAAGTTGGAAGCAAGTGCAATTTTGGCTGTGGAACTGTTGTAGTAAACTATAATGGAAAAAATAAGAATAAAACCTTGATCGGAAATAATTCATTTATAGGATGTAATACAAATTTGGTGTCTCCAGTTAAGGTTAATGACAATACTTATATAGCTGCAGGTTCTACTATAACAGATGAAGTTCCAGAAGGTGCACTGGCTATAGCAAGGGCACGGCAGGTGAATAAGAAGAGTTGGGTGTATAAAAAAGGATTAAAGAAATAA
- a CDS encoding ribose-phosphate diphosphokinase: protein MITHGKNIKIFAGNSHPDLAKQIGDILGIKVGDSKVTTFSDGEICVNINETVRGMDVFIVQSTNNPVNDNLMELLIMIDAFKRASAGRITAVIPYYGYARQDRKAKARDPITAKLVADILTATGADRVLTMDLHASQIQGYFNIPLDHLLGTPILAKYFIQKGFDEKDDVVVVSPDLGSVTRARKFADKLHASIAIIDKRRPRVNVSEIMNIIGDIKDKTVILVDDMIDTAGTITNGANALIERGAKEVYACCTHAVLSGPAIERIKNSAIKELVMLNTINLPENKILDNFKILSIAPVFAEAIRRIYEDISVSKLFED from the coding sequence ATGATAACCCATGGTAAAAATATTAAAATTTTTGCAGGAAATTCTCATCCTGATTTAGCTAAACAAATAGGGGATATTTTAGGCATTAAAGTAGGAGATTCCAAAGTTACAACTTTTAGTGATGGGGAAATATGTGTAAATATTAATGAAACAGTAAGAGGAATGGATGTATTTATAGTTCAATCCACGAATAATCCAGTAAATGATAATTTGATGGAACTTTTAATTATGATTGATGCTTTTAAAAGAGCCTCTGCAGGAAGAATAACTGCTGTAATACCTTATTATGGTTATGCAAGACAAGATAGAAAGGCTAAGGCAAGGGATCCAATTACAGCAAAACTTGTAGCTGATATATTAACAGCTACTGGTGCAGATAGAGTACTTACAATGGATTTACATGCTTCTCAAATTCAGGGATATTTTAATATACCTCTTGATCATCTTTTAGGAACACCTATACTTGCAAAATATTTTATACAAAAAGGATTTGATGAAAAGGATGATGTGGTTGTAGTTTCTCCGGATCTTGGAAGCGTAACTAGAGCCAGAAAGTTTGCAGATAAACTTCATGCATCCATAGCTATTATAGATAAAAGGAGACCTAGAGTTAATGTATCTGAAATAATGAATATAATTGGAGATATAAAGGATAAGACCGTTATATTAGTAGATGATATGATAGATACAGCAGGCACAATAACAAATGGGGCTAATGCTCTTATAGAACGGGGAGCAAAAGAAGTTTATGCATGCTGTACCCATGCTGTTTTATCGGGACCTGCAATAGAAAGAATAAAGAACTCTGCTATAAAAGAGTTAGTAATGTTAAACACAATAAATTTACCAGAGAATAAGATACTGGATAACTTCAAGATATTATCTATAGCTCCAGTATTTGCTGAAGCTATAAGAAGAATATATGAAGATATTTCGGTGAGTAAATTATTCGAAGATTAA
- a CDS encoding response regulator transcription factor yields MEGSIGKILIVDDDENICEVIKMYVESAGYEVQVANDGKSAETTFLEYKPDLVILDIMLPNIDGIDVLKWIRKDYETPVIMLTAKGETFDKVLGLELGADDYIVKPFEPKEMLARIKAVLRRYSVDNENKEVLKFEQLTIDINSYTVTYRNEDIKMPPKEFELLYYLANNKNRVFTREQLLCEVWGYDYPGDSRTVDVHVKRLREKLQGGPNWQIETVWGVGYKFEVK; encoded by the coding sequence ATGGAAGGCTCAATAGGAAAAATTTTAATTGTAGATGACGATGAAAATATATGTGAAGTAATAAAAATGTATGTGGAGAGTGCTGGCTATGAAGTGCAAGTTGCAAATGATGGAAAGTCAGCAGAAACAACATTTTTAGAATATAAACCGGATTTAGTAATCCTAGATATAATGCTTCCTAATATCGATGGAATAGATGTTCTTAAATGGATAAGAAAAGATTATGAAACTCCTGTAATTATGCTTACGGCAAAAGGAGAAACCTTTGATAAAGTTTTAGGGCTTGAACTTGGAGCAGATGATTATATAGTAAAGCCTTTTGAACCTAAAGAGATGTTAGCAAGGATTAAAGCAGTACTTAGGAGATACAGCGTAGATAATGAAAACAAAGAAGTATTGAAATTTGAACAGTTAACTATTGATATAAATTCATATACAGTTACCTATAGAAATGAAGATATAAAGATGCCGCCAAAAGAGTTTGAATTATTATATTATCTGGCTAATAATAAAAATAGAGTATTTACTAGAGAGCAGCTTTTATGTGAAGTGTGGGGATATGATTATCCTGGAGATTCTAGAACTGTAGATGTACATGTTAAAAGATTAAGAGAAAAACTTCAAGGAGGACCTAACTGGCAAATAGAAACAGTATGGGGTGTTGGATATAAGTTTGAGGTGAAGTAG
- a CDS encoding sensor histidine kinase has product MKKGLFSKLVAAFTAIIIVSFVMTAAFLSYWFESYYFEQRKSQLLKESQFISYKALQYLAGDLTSDEINETLNNIAKYLSADIWLVDNYGYVYSVSKSEHKQLVTNPTQIVTKDLEELRENKTVDKKEIHSDILVDPVHTFEIPIFSNGVFKGAILMHTSINELREPLKRVYEIIWISAILAIIICSVVIYYLSQRIIVYPLKKINYVADKISKGEVEKRVCINSNDEIGELAKSFNSMADSLEQVEKNRRHFISNVSHEIRSPLTSIKGFIGGMIDGIIPHEKQNYYLSVTYSEIQRLTRLVNDLLDLSAIEAGQFKLRIEELDINEIIRLCIIKFQTKINEKKLKVDVVMENDKLYVAADRDRINQVVTNLIDNAVKYVNVGGNIKVSTKIKGEKAFISVYNDGEGIPESELKHIWDRFYKSDKSRTSKVSTGLGLSIVRSILTQLGEDIWVENRESGGIIFAFTLKRV; this is encoded by the coding sequence ATGAAAAAGGGATTATTTTCAAAGCTTGTAGCTGCATTTACTGCAATTATTATAGTAAGTTTTGTAATGACAGCAGCTTTTTTGTCTTACTGGTTTGAGAGTTATTATTTTGAACAGAGAAAAAGTCAGCTGCTTAAAGAATCCCAATTTATAAGTTATAAGGCACTTCAATATTTAGCAGGAGACTTAACTTCAGATGAGATAAATGAAACTTTAAATAATATAGCCAAGTATCTTTCGGCGGATATATGGCTTGTGGATAACTATGGTTATGTATATTCGGTATCAAAAAGTGAACATAAACAATTAGTAACTAATCCCACTCAGATAGTTACTAAAGATTTGGAAGAGCTTAGAGAAAATAAAACTGTAGATAAAAAAGAAATTCATTCAGATATACTTGTGGATCCAGTACATACTTTTGAAATACCTATTTTTTCAAATGGAGTTTTTAAAGGTGCTATACTTATGCATACTTCTATAAATGAACTAAGAGAACCTTTAAAGAGAGTATATGAGATTATATGGATATCTGCTATCTTAGCTATTATAATATGCTCTGTTGTAATTTATTATCTTTCTCAGAGAATAATAGTATATCCACTTAAGAAGATTAATTATGTAGCAGATAAAATATCAAAAGGAGAAGTGGAAAAAAGAGTATGTATAAATTCAAATGATGAAATTGGAGAATTGGCTAAATCTTTTAATAGTATGGCGGATTCACTGGAACAAGTGGAAAAAAATAGGAGACACTTTATATCTAATGTATCTCATGAAATAAGATCTCCGCTAACGTCTATAAAAGGGTTTATAGGCGGAATGATTGACGGCATTATTCCGCATGAAAAACAAAATTATTATTTGTCAGTTACTTATTCTGAAATACAGAGACTTACGAGACTTGTAAATGATCTTTTGGATTTATCCGCTATTGAAGCGGGGCAATTTAAACTTAGAATAGAGGAATTAGATATAAATGAAATTATAAGATTATGTATTATAAAATTTCAAACTAAAATAAATGAAAAAAAATTAAAAGTAGATGTAGTTATGGAAAATGACAAACTTTATGTAGCTGCAGATAGAGATAGAATAAATCAGGTGGTCACAAATCTGATAGATAATGCTGTTAAGTATGTAAATGTAGGTGGTAATATAAAGGTTTCAACTAAAATTAAGGGAGAGAAAGCATTTATATCTGTTTATAATGATGGTGAGGGAATACCAGAATCAGAATTGAAACATATATGGGATAGATTTTATAAATCGGATAAGTCAAGAACTTCAAAAGTTAGTACAGGACTTGGACTTTCTATTGTAAGGAGTATATTAACACAACTAGGAGAAGATATATGGGTTGAGAATAGAGAATCTGGTGGTATTATATTTGCATTTACTTTAAAAAGGGTTTAA
- a CDS encoding S1C family serine protease, with the protein MNDNNRYDDIKDVYWEKVDADSGKIKFINMNRRSTVRTLVKLCCFILVAAVSGGISGAYIANKKESTKIYTPDNQLLVESNNGNKKQEDTSESNIYTNSISKVAQTVGLSVVGISNKAEGYFGLQDVGSGSGIIVDSNGYIATNYHVIEGADKVTVRLSSGKILDASILGVNQQADLAVIKVDAKNLPVVKFGDSSAVKVGDIVIAVGNSLGQEFPSVTAGIISALNRKIEYNGTVYKVIQTDAATNPGNSGGALCNIKGYVIGINTLKIGSDSNVEGISFAININDAKNIIKSLMSYGEVSKPYLGIYGESVTSQNNNVQGVYIQQVEKDSGAAASGIKPTDILTEIDGKKVKSLSDIEGILQGHKVGDKVVGKIWRNGKIIEIEIVLSENKESE; encoded by the coding sequence ATGAATGATAACAACAGATATGATGACATAAAAGACGTTTACTGGGAAAAAGTAGATGCAGATAGTGGAAAAATAAAATTTATAAATATGAATAGGCGATCCACTGTAAGAACGTTGGTTAAACTGTGTTGTTTTATACTGGTGGCAGCTGTTTCGGGAGGCATATCTGGGGCATATATAGCAAATAAAAAGGAAAGTACCAAAATCTATACACCTGATAATCAGTTATTGGTGGAATCTAATAACGGCAATAAAAAACAAGAAGATACATCTGAAAGTAATATATATACAAATTCTATATCGAAAGTAGCACAAACGGTTGGTCTATCTGTAGTTGGTATAAGCAATAAGGCAGAAGGATATTTTGGATTACAGGATGTGGGAAGTGGATCGGGTATAATAGTTGATTCAAATGGATATATAGCCACTAATTATCATGTAATAGAAGGGGCAGATAAGGTTACAGTAAGACTTTCAAGTGGAAAGATTCTAGATGCATCTATATTGGGAGTTAACCAGCAGGCTGATTTAGCTGTAATAAAGGTGGATGCTAAAAATCTTCCTGTAGTTAAATTTGGAGATTCTTCAGCGGTAAAAGTAGGCGATATTGTAATTGCCGTAGGGAATTCTTTAGGTCAGGAGTTTCCAAGTGTTACTGCAGGTATAATAAGTGCACTAAATAGAAAAATAGAGTATAATGGAACTGTATACAAAGTTATTCAAACAGATGCGGCTACAAATCCCGGAAATAGTGGAGGCGCTCTTTGTAATATAAAAGGTTATGTTATAGGTATTAATACTTTGAAGATAGGTTCTGATTCCAATGTAGAGGGTATAAGTTTTGCAATAAATATAAATGATGCTAAAAATATAATAAAATCACTTATGAGTTATGGGGAAGTTTCAAAGCCCTATTTAGGTATATATGGTGAAAGTGTAACATCACAGAATAATAATGTTCAAGGAGTGTACATACAACAGGTGGAGAAAGATAGTGGTGCTGCAGCTTCAGGTATAAAACCTACGGATATATTGACTGAAATAGATGGTAAGAAGGTAAAGAGTTTATCAGACATAGAAGGGATACTGCAAGGACATAAGGTAGGAGATAAGGTTGTGGGGAAGATATGGAGAAATGGTAAGATCATAGAAATAGAAATAGTTCTTTCTGAAAATAAAGAAAGCGAATAA
- the pth gene encoding aminoacyl-tRNA hydrolase, which produces MFLIVGLGNIGVKYHRTRHNIGFDFIDLVSKKYNITLNREKFKGNYGEGFIGQNKVILLKPGTYMNLSGESVREAVNFYKIENDRMIIIYDDIDIDIGRFRIRHRGSAGGHNGIKNIILNLGTDVFPRIKIGIGHPNVDLVSYVLGKFSEDDRINIEKVLKTSVEALECIMDFGIEVAMNKFNGFKL; this is translated from the coding sequence ATGTTTTTAATAGTTGGTTTAGGGAATATAGGAGTTAAATATCACCGTACAAGACATAATATTGGATTTGATTTTATAGATTTAGTAAGCAAAAAGTATAATATTACCTTAAATAGGGAAAAATTTAAAGGAAATTATGGAGAAGGGTTCATAGGACAAAATAAAGTTATATTATTGAAACCTGGTACTTATATGAATCTAAGTGGGGAAAGTGTAAGAGAAGCTGTAAATTTTTATAAGATTGAAAATGACCGTATGATAATTATATATGATGATATAGATATAGATATTGGAAGGTTTAGAATAAGGCATCGGGGAAGTGCTGGAGGACATAATGGTATAAAGAATATAATATTAAATCTAGGAACGGATGTATTTCCAAGAATAAAAATAGGTATTGGACATCCTAATGTAGATCTTGTATCTTATGTTCTTGGAAAGTTCTCTGAAGATGATAGGATTAATATAGAAAAGGTTTTAAAAACTAGTGTAGAAGCATTAGAGTGTATTATGGATTTTGGCATAGAAGTAGCTATGAATAAGTTTAATGGATTTAAGCTGTGA